TCCCGACGAGTACCACGACGCCTACCCTGACGCCACGGAGCCGGGGCTCGACGACAACGCGTACACGAATGTCACGGCGGCCTGGGTCCTCGCCAGGGCCCTGGACGTGCTGGGTGATCTGCCCGAGCCGCGAAGGCGGGAACTCGTGGAGAGGATCGGGCTCGACGGCGGGGAGATCGAACTGTGGGAGGACGTGTCGCGCACCCTGTATGTGCCGTTCCACGAGGGGGTGATCAGCCAGTTCGAGGGATACGGGGAGCTCGCGGAGCTGGACTGGGACGGCTACCGCGCCCGCTACGGTGACATCCGGCGCCTCGACCGGATCCTGGAGGCCGAGGGCGACACGGTCAACCGCTACCAGGCCTCCAAGCAGGCCGATGTGCTGATGCTCGGCTACCTCTTCTCCCCGGCCGAACTGCATTCCCTCTTCGGCCGGTTGGGATACTCGCTGGACGCGGAGATCTGGCAGCGCACCGTTGACCACTATCTGCGGCGGACCAGCCACGGCTCCACGCTCAGCGGCCTCGTGCACGGCTGGGTCCTTGCCAGGGTGCGGCGCGCGGGAGCCTGGAAGTTCGTTCAGGAGGCGTTGGCGGGCGACATCGCCGACCTGCAGGGCGGCACCACCGGCGAGGGCATCCACCTCGGTGCCATGGCGGGCACGCTCGACCTCGTACAGCGGGGCCTCACCGGCCTGGAGGCGCGGGGAGGCGCCCTCTGGCTGGACCCGGTGCCGCTCCCGGAACTCTCCGAGTACGGCTTCGCACTGCGCTACCAGGGGCACTGGGGCATTCGGCTGCGCATGCGACCGGGCAGGCTGCACATCGCCGTGCCCGCCTCCGACCGCTCGCCCATCGACATCGAACTGCCGGGCCGGGCCGTCTCCGTCATGCCGGGCGAGTCATGCGAACTGTCGCTGCCTGAGTGACGGGGCGAACGGTTGCTATCCGGGTGAGCTTTGATTCGCCCTCCGGGGGTTCACCCGGGTACCACGGCCACGGGGCGCTGGGTGTGGTGGACGAGAGCGTTCGCCGCCGGGCCGAGCTTTGTTCCGTGACGGCCGACGACGATCAGTTCCGCCCGGGCCGAGGCGCGCACCAGGGCATCGGACGGGGAGTGCAGTACGACGTCCTGCAGCACCCGGACTCGCGGGTACTTCTCCCTCCACGGCCGCAGAGCATCGGCCAGGAGCCGCTCCTCCTCATCCTCCCAGCGGGCGCGGTCCTTCTCCGGCAAGGGGAACGGCATCCAGGCGGCAGCAGGCGTGGGGAGTGCCCAGGCGTGCAGGGCGCGCAGTCGTACGTTCGCGCGCATCGCGGCGTCGAACACGAAGTCGACTGCGGCCTCGACCGGTTCGCGAGCGTTTATGCCGAGAGTGACCACCTCGGGCCGGGATTCGGCGCGCCTGAGGGCGAGCCCGCTCGGCACCAGGA
Above is a window of Streptomyces sp. NBC_01381 DNA encoding:
- a CDS encoding universal stress protein; its protein translation is MRRSVIVGVDRSARSRTAASWAAREAVRRGLPLKVVHVSALSPDELAELWPYRPVPLPGGVVAELAGRHPELDIEGVRLTGPTTRSLLDLSTSSDLLILGTRGADGFAGLALGSTALGAAEACRCPVILVPSGLALRRAESRPEVVTLGINAREPVEAAVDFVFDAAMRANVRLRALHAWALPTPAAAWMPFPLPEKDRARWEDEEERLLADALRPWREKYPRVRVLQDVVLHSPSDALVRASARAELIVVGRHGTKLGPAANALVHHTQRPVAVVPG